A single window of Nyctibius grandis isolate bNycGra1 chromosome Z, bNycGra1.pri, whole genome shotgun sequence DNA harbors:
- the DAB2 gene encoding disabled homolog 2, with protein sequence MATEAETTTINSQPEQQAPPKAQTSKKEKKKGPEKTDESLLARFKGDGVRYKAKLIGIDDVPEARGDKMSQDSMMKLKGMAVAARSQGQHKQKIWVNISLSGIKIIDEKTGVIEHEHPVNKISFIARDVTDNRAFGYVCGGEGQHQFFAIKTAQQAEPLVVDLKDLFQLIYNMKKKEEDDKKKSEDASKTENGSEALPADQADKIKLGAYQMDLFGDMSTPPDMSSPTEAKEILLVDLNSEIETKQTFTKEDLFLNGITTSLPQPKPQPPFLPESSFSTNLSFFPTPNPDPFSDDPFAQPDQSAPASFDSLKSDDQKKESLSTLTSVGNGASNGDIDYFGKQFDQISNRTGKQEALTSQWPLESKLPAARTPNGVPEREQNGFLKAPSNLFVEGPSKGVSQQNGVRLDSESNIQFISHESITISPPPQSTKPGRGRRSVKSSSNVLFSSDFFVPTTESLSLTSVAQTGPVPTSPLDLFKSSPTTAPPLAGLGGLPVTSSPWSTQTPAFTQAASVFPGSMMPAQPTGFTQPLAFGTQAVPSWNQPASFGPAAPQSSGLWAQPAQVPSSSWAQPSSALNPFQSSVFPSSTLPAQMPSVLPSMSTTTSPPQPPPRTAPQKELSKKESDAFIALDPLGDKEMKDVKEMFKVFQLTKPPAVPARRGEQQSLSEPPKSVSRQSGVPPADSLFESQAKTDPFSASSKESQKPPSGPFGDPFGNPFV encoded by the exons ATGGCTACTGAAGCTGAAACAACTACTATCAACAGCCAGCCTGAGCAGCAAGCTCCACCAAAAGCACAAacttcaaagaaggaaaaaaagaaag ggccagAAAAGACAGATGAATCTCTCTTGGCCAGATTCAAAGGTGATGGTGTAAGATACAAAGCTAAACTGATTGGCATTGATGATGTCCCAGAGGCAAGAGGAGATAAAATGAGTCAGGATTCAATGATGAAGCTTAAG GGAATGGCAGTGGCAGCTCGTTCCCAGGGTCAACACAAACAGAAGATCTGGGTAAACATCTCCCTCTCTGGTATCAAGATAATAGATGAGAAAACTGGG GTCATAGAGCATGAGCATCCAGTAAACAAAATCTCCTTTATTGCTCGGGATGTAACAGACAATCGTGCCTTTGGCTATGTGTGTGGAGGAGAAGGCCAGCACCAATTTTTTGCCATAAAAACAGCACAACAG gCTGAGCCTCTAGTTGTTGATCTTAAGGACCTATTCCAACTAATTTATAAtatgaagaagaaggaagaagatgaCAAGAAAAAG agTGAAGATGCAAGTAAGACTGAG AATGGTAGCGAAGCATTACCTGCTGATCAAGCTGACAAAATAAAACTG GGAGCTTACCAGATGGACTTGTTTGGGGATATGTCAACACCTCCTGATATGAGCAGTCCCACA GAAGCTAAAGAGATTCTGTTAGTGGATCTAAATTCTGAAATTGAGACCAAACAGACTTTTACAAAAGAGGATCTCTTCTTGAATGGCATCACAACCTCTCTTCCACAACCAAAGCCACAGCCACCCTTCTTGCCTGAGAGTTCTTTCTCTACCAATCTCAGCTTCTTTCCCACACCTAATCCAGACCCTTTCAGTGATGATCCTTTTGCACAGCCAGACCAATCTGCACCGGCTTCATTTGATTCTCTAAAATCTGATGATCAGAAGAAGGAAAGTCTGAGTACCTTGACATCAGTGGGTAATGGTGCTTCAAATGGTGATATTGACTACTTTGGTAAACAGTTTGACCAGATTTCTAACAGAACTGGCAAACAAGAAGCACTAACAAGCCAGTGGCCACTTGAGAGTAAGTTGCCTGCAGCAAGAACTCCAAATGGGGTACCAGAGAGAGAACAGAATGGCTTTCTTAAAGCTCCATCAAACCTGTTTGTGGAAGGTCCTTCCAAAGGAGTATCTCAGCAGAATGGAGTAAGGCTGGATTCTGAAAGCAATATCCAGTTCATATCACATGAGTCTATAACAATTAGTCCACCACCACAAAGTACCAAgccaggaagaggaaggaggtcTGTCAAG agtTCATCAAATGTCTTATTTAGCTCAGACTTCTTTGTGCCAACTACAGAGAGCCTTAGCTTGACGTCAGTGGCACAAACAGGACCTGTGCCAACTAGTCCACTGGACCTCTTCAAATCAAGTCCTACCACAGCACCTCCATTGGCTGGTCTAG GTGGCTTGCCAGTAACATCATCACCATGGAGTACACAGACACCTGCCTTCACTCAGGCTGCATCAGTCTTCCCCGGGTCTATGATGCCTGCTCAGCCTACAGGATTTACTCAACCACTTGCCTTTGGTACTCAAGCAGTGCCAAGCTGGAACCAGCCTGCATCTTTTGGTCCAGCAGCCCCTCAGTCCTCTGGTCTCTGGGCACAGCCAGCACAAGTTCCATCTAGTTCATGGGCACAGCCATCCAGTGCTCTAAATCCCTTCCAGAGTAGTGTGTTCCCATCTTCAACACTACCTGCTCAGATGCCATCTGTACTGCCCTCCATGTCAACAACAACTAGCCCACCTCAGCCACCACCTAGAACTGCACCTCAGAAGGAGCTATCCAAGAAAGAGAGTGATGCTTTTATTGCTCTGGATCCACTTGGGGATAAAGAGATGAAGGATGTCAAGGAAATGTTCAAAGTCTTCCAGCTGACAAAGCCACCTGCAGTACCagcaaggagaggagagcagcaaaGCCTTTCAG AACCACCAAAGTCTGTTTCCCGACAAAGTGGTGTGCCACCAGCTGACAGCCTGTTTGAAAGTCAAGCTAAAACAGACCCTTTCAGTGCCTCATCT AAGGAATCTCAGAAACCACCTTCTGGTCCTTTTGGTGATCCTTTTGGCAACCCATTTGTATAG